One window of the Pempheris klunzingeri isolate RE-2024b chromosome 10, fPemKlu1.hap1, whole genome shotgun sequence genome contains the following:
- the myl1 gene encoding myosin light chain 1, skeletal muscle isoform, whose product MAPKKDPKAPAKKAEPAPAPAPAPAPEPAPAPAAPAVDLSAVKVEFSADQIEDYREAFGLFDRVGDNKVAYNQIADIMRALGQNPTNKEVSKLLGNPSADDMNSKRVEFEAFLPMLQTIINSPNKAGFEDYVEGLRVFDKEGNGTVMGAELRIVLSTLGEKMTEVEIDALMAGQEDENGCINYEAFVKHIMSV is encoded by the exons ATGGCACCCAAGAAGGACCCTAAGGCCCCCGCCAAGAAGGCCGAACCTGCACCcgcaccagcaccagcaccggCACCCGAGCCAGCCCCTGCTCCTGCGGCTCCCGCTGTCGACCTGTCCGCCGTCAAG GTGGAATTCAGCGCAGACCAGATTGAAG ACTACAGGGAGGCCTTCGGTCTGTTCGACAGGGTGGGTGACAACAAGGTGGCTTACAACCAGATCGCTGACATCATGCGCGCTCTGGGACAGAACCCCACCAACAAAGAGGTGTCCAAACTGCTGGGAAACCCAAGTGCTGATG ACATGAACAGCAAGAGAGTTGAGTTCGAGGCTTTCCTGCCCATGCTCCAGACCATCATCAACAGCCCAAACAAGGCAGGGTTCGAGGACTACGTTGAGGGTCTGCGTGTCTTTGACAAGGAGGGCAACGGCACAGTGATGGGTGCTGAGCTGCGCATTGTTCTGTCAACACTGG GAGAGAAGATGACTGAGGTTGAGATCGATGCTCTCATGGCAGGACAGGAGGACGAGAACGGTTGTATCAACTATGAGG CCTTTGTCAAGCACATCATGTCTGTGTAA